GTGGTTGGTCTTCAACGTCATGACCCGCCCCTTTGAACCGTATCCGCTGGTGTCGCTTGCAGTGGTGAGCGCGTTTCTCGCAACGATGGCGGCGCTCGAAGTCCCATTCATCATCAGGGCACAGCGCTGGCAGCGCAAACAAGCCAAGATCGCCGCAGAGAACGACTACCGATTGAATCTCAAGGCCGAGCTAGAGATCCGCTACCTCGACGAAAAGATCGACGTCGTCATCCAAACCCAAGCCCGCCTGCTAGAGACCCTCGAACGCCTCGAATCTGACCGCAACTGACAGTCCGCCCACCACAACACTCCCCCAAAATGGATTCTGGCGCTTTGTGAGCCCGGATACGGTGAGAATCAGCGCCAGAATCCTTTGCTGTATGGTAGCATATCGGTGTAATGCCAGCACCTTGATTGAGACGCGATGAAACCAAACGAACCGCGCGGAGCACCGCCTCGGGTCCTTACGTTGAGGTTCCGAAACCTTCGAACCTATCAGCGACTCAAGCAGGTCGCGGCACTCGTCGGGACTTCGATGAACGAGATTGCGGAGGCTGCGGTTGAGCGAGAGCTAGATTTTCTGTCCGCCGATCTTGAGTCACAATTGACCGAGACTGTCGAGGCTCTGAAATCGTGGCGTTCTACCGAGGCAGACATCGAGCGCGACATCCAACAATTCGGCGACGCGGAGAGTTCGCTGCGCGATCCGATGCGGGCGACGTTGAGAACCATCAAGCTGGTCGATCCATTGAACATCGGGGCTCTGTTTGCCGACAGCGTGGAACACTGACGACCCGGCCGACACCAAGCGGCTCGGGAAAAACGCCACATCGGTGCTGCGGATGGCTCTCGCCAGCGCCCTGGATCGCGACTCTCCATCGGTCGCCATGGCCCAGTCGTGGCACCGCAATCTCTACGCCGGATGTGCGTTGCCCGTGAGCTACTACGCGGGGGAGGTCCGCAACACCGATTCGAGATTCCCAGAGCTGATCGGGTACGAGGTCATTGTTGGCGAAAGCGCCGGTGCACCATCTGCGTCCGTCCCTGCGCGCCTCGCGGCGTTCGAGACAGCCGCCGTAGCGGCGGTTGCCGCTCTCGATGATGTTGTTGCCCCTGGCTCGCCACCCGGAACGGCAGGGGTCCTGGGCTCGGTGCTCATTTTTGTCGCAGGAATGCACGGCGAGTGGGTGCGCATCCACCCGTTCGCGAACGGGAACGGTCGGACCGCACGAATATGGGCAAACTGGAGTCTGGCCCGATACAGTCTCCCGCCGGTTGTCCGACTCCGGCCGAGACCTGCGGGCGACGCATACGCAATGGCTGCCGCAGCCTCGATGGCTGGTGACCACGCCAAGATGGTTGCCTTGTTGAACACGCAGATCCGCAACCGAGTAACAAACCCCTAACTTTCCGCTTCTAGCGCTTTGCCATCCCGTATACGGTGCGAGACAGCGCCAGAATCCATTGATGTCAGGGCGAGAGGTCGCCGGGGCGGTATGGGTGTTCGAGTTCGACCAACGCGCCGCCTTCTTCTGCTGACTCGAGCAGATCAAAGGCTGCGTCGATGACCTCGTTCTGTCGTTCGGAGTCGCCGGGGGCGCCGAGGGTTCTACCCATCAGATGGCGAGTGACGATGGTGCGGGGCACACCCATTGCTTCGGCGATGTGGCGGAACGCCCTGACATACACGGCGACCGTTGGTATCCCAGCGGCTTCGATTTCTCTTGCAATGTGCCCGACCGACACGAAACAGACAGGTCAGACGGGCACAAGCAACATCACATCGATCTTGTCGCGAACAAGCTGCTCCGCCCACTCCTTCGCCGCACGTTTCACCCGGCCTTGAGCTGTCGCCCCGGGAAACGAATACAACGTGTCGGCTAGTTCACCGATCCGGCCGCTCTGCTCGGCCTCCACGAGACGGTCACGGGGAAAGGCAACGTTGAAATCGCGAATCACCGACCTCGTGTCATACCCGCCGTGACGGACAACAAGATCTTCGGCGGGTGTGTCGCGTGGGATGACCGATAGGGATGCGGATTCACGGAGGAATTCCTGAATGCGGTCCTGCGCCTCTTGTTGGGTCATGTTCTTCACACCGAACGGCTCAGGGTCGTCACCGGCGACGAAGTGGCCGCTCGATGTGAGCAGCCCCATCCGGGACTCTGACAGCGGCTTTGTCAGTGGAGCAAACGGACGATCTTCGTAGGTGTAGTAATTCGGAACATCGGGGTCTGGTGCATAACCCGCAACCTGAGCCTCGTACGCAATGTTGATGAGTTCGGCAACGTCGCCGGTGTCGTACGCATCGCCGACACCTTCGAGAATCTGTCTGAAGAACTCGGCGGCGTCCGTGTCGCTCAAGGCTTTGAGGAACTTGAAAGAAAGATCAGATCGGGTGCCGTATGAGAACGACGTCTTGAAATCTTCGAATGATTCAGCCATGGCCGCACCCTAACCGGTGGACATCCGTCGCGGGCGGGCCGAGATGGCGGTAGTGTGCGCGGTATGAAATTTGGAGCATTTATACCACAAGGATGGCGACTCGACCTCGCCGGAATCGACCGCGCCGACCATTGGGACACCATGGTCAGGGTCACCAAGACGATCGAAGCAAGCAACTACGTTTCGGCGTGGGTGTATGACCACTTCCACACCGTTCCGGTGCCCACCCAGGAACCGGTGTACGAAGCGTGGACGCTGATGGCGGCGCTCGCTGCCGTGACTGACACCGTCCGCCTTGGGCAGATGTGTACCTGCAACTCCTATCGCAACCCGGCATATCTCGCCAAGGTCGCAGCATCGATCGACGCAATCTCGAACGGGCGTGTCGAGATGGGCATCGGTGCCGGTTGGTACGACCACGAATACCGTGGGTACGGCTACCCGTTCGACAAACCGTCGGTACGTATCGGCCGTCTCAAGGAGTCTGTCGAGATCATGCGTGCGATGTGGACCGAAGACGTCGTCACCTACGACGGAAAGCACTATCAACTAGATGGTGCCATGTGCCAACCAAAACCCGTGCAAGAGCCGATGATCCCGATGTGGATTGCCGGCGGCGGAGAACAACTCACGCTGAACGTTGCGGCACGGTACGCCGATTACACCAACTTTGGCGGTGACGACATCAACGAGTTCATCCACAAGTCAGAGGTGCTCGCCGGTCACTGCGCCGACGTCGGGCGCAACTTCGATGACATCACCCGCTCGTGCAACTTCAACGTGATTTGCGCTCCGACCGAGGCGGAGGTTGCAGAAAAGCTCGACCATATCGTCGAAGCAGCGCGCCCATTCATTGAGCAAAAGGACGGCCAGATCGATCGGATGAAAGAGATGCTCGCCCCGATGTCAGGAACCCCCGAGCAGCTCGTCGAAAGGTTGCAGCCCTGGGTCGACGCAGGCATGGGCTACGGAATCGCCTATTTCCCCGACGCCGCCCACGACACCTCAAGCCTCGAACTATTCGCAGCCGAGGTAGTACCAAACCTAGGCTGAGAACGCGCCGAGCAAGGTCGTCAGAGCAGCGTGTCGCTAGCCCGAGCTACCCACACTCGGGCAATGTGCATAAGACGGCGGCCGAGGCGACGAGTTCGTGGTCGAGTTCCCTGACCTGGAGCTCGGGATCGCCGGGTGTCCACGTTGCTAGTTGGTGACCGCCGGCTTCCAACGTGAGCAAGATGACCAGACGACCATCGGGCACCCATGCAAATGACGTCGCCTTAACAAACGCGGACACCGGCATCGAGGGAACCCGCGTCCATAGCAACGTCTCGGTATCGAGTACCCAGATGTCGAATACTTGACGGGAATCTGTGAACGAGATCGCGAGGTCACGACCGTCGGGACTGAGCTTCCCATAACCGGGCTGTCCGAACCGAACCGGCAAGTCGATGGTGATCTCCTCACCGGTCAGCGTATCCAACAGGAGAAAGTCGCTCCCGCCCCCTGCTTGATGAAGGACCCGGCTCCCAAAAACGCCGCGAATCATCCCGCCATCGAAGAGAGTGAGCGAGGGATTCTCCGCGTCGGCGATGACTCCCGAAAATTTGCCATCAACCTCTCGGTACCCAACAAGTCCTAGATCTGTCTCTTCGACGAATCCTACGTTGCAGTCAACGGGTATGGCCGCGGACAGAACCTCCCCGTCAAGGGCGACCTTGCTCAGACTGCAATCGTCAGCAGAGGCCCTGTCTGTCAGCCACACGCCACCCAACCCGGGTGTCGGGACACCGAATCCGACCGCGACGGCCCGCGACGACTCCCCCCTCAAGACGAATACCTCCACCCCACCGGAACTATCACCGACGCCGATAACAGCATCCGAACCTATCCGCTGAGCCCAAATCGGCTGCTCGGCCGGCGGCACGAACCCAGAACCGTCGGGCAGACCCTCGATTCGCTGCCGAGTGTCGGCATCGATGTCCACAACATTGTCACGAATGACGAGCACCAGTCCGGTCGGCCCCTCCAGCACACGGCCACAAAGTGACTCAACCGGATCGACCGACTCCACACACGCCTCAACCCCGATCGGCTCCCGCCCGCGCGGCGTCGCACCACCCGTACACGCGACGAGCACCAGCCCAAACGCAATAACAAGGGCGTGTTTGCGGATACCTTCTCCACCTCCGTCGACGGAACCAAGTCTATAGGTGCGCGTCCCTACCGGTGATACAGTTCGAATAGTCGGTCCTGGCGCGACGAGGCCGAACGCACGATGTCCCGGGGAATTACCTCCGCGTTCGGAAGTCTCGGAGCGCTGATACATGCCGCAACAGCCACAGCCTCGAACAAACGTGTACGTCGACGGGTTCAACTTCTACTACGGATCAGTGAAGGGAACGCCGTTCAAGTGGCTGGACGATCGGGCTCTCGCGAGGGCGCTACTCCGCGGGCATCAAATCAACTCTGTGAAATACTTCACAGCCAGAGTCCAAGACAGGGCTGACGACCGCGGACTTGCCAAGCGACAAGATCACTACATCCGGGCTCTGATCGCGCACGCTGGAGTCGAAATTCACAACGGCCAGTTCACCCGGCGGAGGAGGTGTTGGCCGCTGGCCGACAAGCTCAAGCGGAACATTGTCGAATTGGTGTACGTGATGCAAACGGAGGAAAAAGGTTCTGACGTATCACTCGGAGCTCATCTCGTCTGGGACGCTTGCCACGACGACATGGACGTCGCCCTCGTTCTATCGAACGACTCGGATCTCCAGACTCTCCTCGACATGGTACAGAACCTCGGAATCCGGGTCGTTACTGTGAACCCTCATCAACAAGTAGACCAACCGAGGCGGCTCCTCTCGGGCGACAAGCGCACACTCAGTCGGCGGCTCCTCGGACGCTCACAGCCACCGAACCTGGCAATGGCCTCGAACGGGGACAGAATCTCGAGACGCCGAATGGTTCTAGACGCGCAAAAGCCCGCCGAAGCGGGCCATGCTGGGCCTAGTACCTGTGAAGGGATCTAGGTGGTTCTACGCACGTAGAACAGCAAGAAGCTTGCAATGCAAGATGTTTTCACCAACGCTCAACCGGAGCGATACGATCGCCTTAGTCCAATTCTGGCGACGCTGCATCTTTATCCAACCATCCCGCGATCGTTGATGTTTGTACAAACCGTACAAACATTGGGGTTTTGGGGGTTTCGGTTGGACGGGTGGGGGATGGTCGCGTACCATCTTGGAACGTGCTGGCACTCAACCACATCGGCTCGGGGAAGGTCCGTGAGATCTATGAAGTCGACGCTGCTCGGCTCGTCATCGTCACCACGGACCGCATCTCGGCGTTCGATGTTGTGCTCGACTCCCCCATCCCCCACAAGGGTCAAGTACTCACCGGATTGAGCCTGCACTGGTTCGATCTACTCGACACCCCACACCACCTCATCAGCGCACATGTTGCGGACATTCCGGGCGTTACCGGTGACACAAGCGCCGACCTGGCCGGCCGGGCAATGCTTGTGCATCGGGCCGAGGTCATCCCCATGGAGTGTGTCGTGCGGGGCTACCTTTACGGCTCGAGTTTCGCCGAGTACGCGGCCGGTGGCGGGCCAACGACTGAACATCTGCCTGAGGGTCTGCTCAAAGCATCAAAGCTAGACGAACCAATCTTCACCCCGGCAACCAAGGCCGAGTCGGGTCACGACGAGAACCTCACCGAATCAGAAGCTCGCGACTTCGTCGGCGACAGCCTCTACGAAGAGCTCA
The Acidobacteriota bacterium genome window above contains:
- a CDS encoding Fic family protein, with product MPTAWNTDDPADTKRLGKNATSVLRMALASALDRDSPSVAMAQSWHRNLYAGCALPVSYYAGEVRNTDSRFPELIGYEVIVGESAGAPSASVPARLAAFETAAVAAVAALDDVVAPGSPPGTAGVLGSVLIFVAGMHGEWVRIHPFANGNGRTARIWANWSLARYSLPPVVRLRPRPAGDAYAMAAAASMAGDHAKMVALLNTQIRNRVTNP
- a CDS encoding phosphoribosylaminoimidazolesuccinocarboxamide synthase; the encoded protein is MLALNHIGSGKVREIYEVDAARLVIVTTDRISAFDVVLDSPIPHKGQVLTGLSLHWFDLLDTPHHLISAHVADIPGVTGDTSADLAGRAMLVHRAEVIPMECVVRGYLYGSSFAEYAAGGGPTTEHLPEGLLKASKLDEPIFTPATKAESGHDENLTESEARDFVGDSLYEELKRRSVALYQWGAEYASDRGIILADTKFEFGMVNDEIVLIDEVLTPDSSRYWPAEAWVPGNNIPSFDKQPVRDWLENEPWDKTPPAPPMPAAVVTETSDRYIQAYELLTGSSFTGYLSRMGA
- a CDS encoding LLM class F420-dependent oxidoreductase is translated as MKFGAFIPQGWRLDLAGIDRADHWDTMVRVTKTIEASNYVSAWVYDHFHTVPVPTQEPVYEAWTLMAALAAVTDTVRLGQMCTCNSYRNPAYLAKVAASIDAISNGRVEMGIGAGWYDHEYRGYGYPFDKPSVRIGRLKESVEIMRAMWTEDVVTYDGKHYQLDGAMCQPKPVQEPMIPMWIAGGGEQLTLNVAARYADYTNFGGDDINEFIHKSEVLAGHCADVGRNFDDITRSCNFNVICAPTEAEVAEKLDHIVEAARPFIEQKDGQIDRMKEMLAPMSGTPEQLVERLQPWVDAGMGYGIAYFPDAAHDTSSLELFAAEVVPNLG
- a CDS encoding NYN domain-containing protein, translated to MPQQPQPRTNVYVDGFNFYYGSVKGTPFKWLDDRALARALLRGHQINSVKYFTARVQDRADDRGLAKRQDHYIRALIAHAGVEIHNGQFTRRRRCWPLADKLKRNIVELVYVMQTEEKGSDVSLGAHLVWDACHDDMDVALVLSNDSDLQTLLDMVQNLGIRVVTVNPHQQVDQPRRLLSGDKRTLSRRLLGRSQPPNLAMASNGDRISRRRMVLDAQKPAEAGHAGPSTCEGI